The proteins below are encoded in one region of Paenarthrobacter ilicis:
- a CDS encoding FdhF/YdeP family oxidoreductase produces MHSKAPRENIDESKLTVSKPKTKAVGIPAVANALKISLEQMGPVRSVQTLLAVNQLDGFDCMGCAWPEHEKRNAAEFCENGAKAVAEEATRRRVTPEFFAHHSVADLKTRDDYWLGQQGRLTHPMFLDEGATHYKPIAWDDAYALMADELRGLDNPDQAVFYTSGRTSNEAAFVYQLLVRGIGTNNLPDCSNMCHESSGSALVETIGIGKGSVSLTDLETASLIFVAGQNPGTNHPRMLSALEKAKKNGAIIVSVNPLPEAGLLHFENPQHVAGMVSGIQLTDDFLQIRAGGDQALFQGLGKYLVEAEAAGRRTPGLDTVLDHDFIGRYTVGIDDYLRSLEEVEWDDIVEATGLTLEQIHSTGERLLASNATVVCWAMGLTQHKHSVPTLRDVVNVLLLQGNIGKPGAGVCPVRGHSNVQGDRTMGIFEKMPESFHDRLDREFGFASPREHGYDTVAAIRAMRDGKVRFFMGMGGNFVRAAPDSEVTEDALANTALTVQISTKLNHSHLATGRRALILPTLGRTEKDTQRTGDQRVTVEDSMSAVHASRGRLKPASEHLHSEVAIVCNLAHRLFTDGHLPLPQTPQASWLSLRDDYSLIRKHIEAVFDGFEDFEERIKHPGGFVLPHPPRDARKFDTVSGKAHFTGNELEYIKVPPGRLVLQTLRSHDQYNTTIYGKDDRYRGIHGGRRVVLINAQDITELGFADGEMVHLVSEFHGVDRRAEDFRIVSYSTPKGCAAAYYPETNVLVPLDSVADTSGTPTSKSVIIRLERA; encoded by the coding sequence ATGCATTCCAAAGCTCCACGCGAGAACATCGACGAGTCAAAGCTCACCGTCAGCAAACCGAAGACCAAGGCGGTGGGTATCCCCGCTGTTGCCAACGCGTTGAAAATCTCACTGGAGCAGATGGGGCCGGTGCGCAGCGTCCAGACCCTGCTTGCGGTCAACCAGCTGGACGGCTTTGACTGCATGGGCTGTGCGTGGCCCGAACATGAGAAGCGCAACGCGGCGGAGTTCTGCGAAAACGGGGCCAAAGCCGTGGCGGAGGAAGCCACCCGGCGCAGGGTTACCCCCGAATTTTTCGCACACCACTCCGTGGCGGACCTCAAGACCCGTGACGATTACTGGCTGGGACAACAGGGCCGGCTGACCCACCCGATGTTCCTGGACGAGGGCGCCACCCACTACAAGCCCATTGCGTGGGACGACGCCTACGCCCTCATGGCCGACGAACTCCGGGGCCTGGACAACCCGGACCAGGCGGTGTTCTACACCTCCGGGCGCACGTCCAACGAAGCCGCCTTCGTGTATCAACTCCTGGTCCGCGGAATCGGCACCAACAACCTCCCCGACTGTTCCAACATGTGCCACGAATCCTCAGGCTCGGCGCTGGTGGAAACCATCGGCATCGGCAAAGGCTCCGTGAGCCTCACGGACCTGGAAACCGCCTCCCTGATTTTCGTAGCCGGCCAGAATCCGGGCACCAACCACCCCCGCATGCTCAGTGCCCTGGAAAAGGCGAAGAAGAACGGCGCCATCATTGTGTCCGTGAACCCGCTTCCCGAGGCCGGGCTGCTGCACTTTGAGAACCCGCAGCACGTTGCAGGCATGGTTTCCGGGATCCAGCTCACCGATGACTTCCTGCAGATCCGCGCCGGTGGGGACCAGGCGCTGTTCCAGGGACTCGGCAAGTACCTGGTGGAAGCCGAAGCCGCCGGCCGCAGGACCCCGGGCCTGGACACTGTGCTGGACCACGATTTCATTGGCCGGTACACGGTGGGAATCGACGACTACCTGCGCTCCCTGGAGGAAGTGGAGTGGGATGACATTGTGGAGGCCACCGGCCTGACACTGGAGCAGATCCACTCCACCGGAGAGCGGCTCCTGGCTTCCAACGCCACCGTGGTGTGCTGGGCCATGGGCCTCACGCAGCACAAGCATTCAGTCCCCACCCTCCGTGATGTGGTCAATGTCCTGCTGCTCCAGGGCAACATCGGCAAGCCCGGCGCCGGGGTGTGCCCCGTTCGCGGCCACTCAAACGTCCAGGGTGACCGGACCATGGGCATTTTCGAGAAGATGCCGGAATCCTTCCATGACCGCCTGGACCGGGAGTTCGGGTTCGCCTCCCCCAGGGAACACGGCTATGACACCGTTGCTGCCATCCGTGCCATGCGGGACGGGAAAGTCCGCTTCTTCATGGGGATGGGCGGCAACTTTGTCCGGGCCGCTCCCGACTCCGAAGTGACCGAAGACGCCTTGGCCAACACCGCCCTGACCGTCCAGATTTCCACCAAGCTGAACCACTCCCACCTGGCCACCGGCCGGCGCGCACTGATCCTGCCAACACTGGGCCGCACCGAAAAGGACACCCAGCGCACCGGAGACCAGCGGGTCACCGTGGAAGATTCCATGAGCGCCGTCCATGCCTCACGCGGACGCCTCAAGCCAGCCAGCGAACATCTCCACTCCGAAGTGGCGATTGTCTGCAACCTGGCGCACCGGCTCTTCACCGATGGGCATCTTCCGCTGCCCCAAACCCCCCAAGCTTCCTGGCTGTCCTTAAGGGACGACTACTCCCTGATCCGGAAACACATCGAGGCTGTCTTTGACGGATTTGAAGACTTTGAAGAGCGCATCAAACACCCGGGAGGCTTCGTGCTCCCCCACCCGCCACGCGATGCCCGGAAGTTCGACACCGTATCCGGCAAGGCGCACTTCACCGGCAATGAACTGGAGTACATCAAGGTTCCTCCGGGACGCCTGGTCCTGCAGACCCTCCGCTCCCACGATCAGTACAACACCACCATCTACGGCAAGGATGACCGGTACCGCGGCATCCACGGCGGCCGCAGGGTGGTCCTCATCAATGCCCAGGACATCACGGAACTGGGGTTCGCCGATGGGGAGATGGTCCACCTGGTCTCCGAGTTCCACGGAGTGGACCGCCGGGCCGAGGACTTCCGGATCGTCTCCTACTCAACCCCCAAGGGGTGCGCCGCTGCGTACTACCCGGAAACAAATGTCCTGGTGCCGCTGGACTCCGTGGCCGACACCAGCGGCACCCCTACCTCCAAGTCCGTGATCATCCGGCTGGAACGAGCCTGA
- a CDS encoding bifunctional 5,10-methylenetetrahydrofolate dehydrogenase/5,10-methenyltetrahydrofolate cyclohydrolase, with the protein MNAVDPSRTDTAVLSGKELASVIKQRTLDLLDAGNPDRKGQRTALAVVVATGDESTLWYVGSIERSAERIGIDCRIIDLGPDATEEAIAGVLRDLGSDPSVNGIILQTPLPSGVAAERLVGLIAPEKDIDGANPLSLGRLAVGQPAFAPATARAVVELLDHYTVPVAGKDVAVVGRSAVVGKPLSLLLLAKDATVTMCHSKTGDLARHTKPADVVVVAAGRTGLLNGSHVSSHTVVVDVGTNVLPDGSLVGDVDEASVTGAAAGLSPVPGGVGSVTTALLLLHTVEAARQQSRSGLLAASTSRI; encoded by the coding sequence GTGAATGCTGTGGATCCTTCCAGGACGGACACTGCGGTGCTGTCAGGCAAAGAGTTGGCGTCGGTCATCAAGCAGCGCACCCTGGACCTGCTGGATGCCGGGAATCCGGACCGGAAAGGGCAGCGCACTGCCCTGGCCGTTGTGGTGGCCACGGGCGACGAGTCGACACTCTGGTATGTCGGTTCGATCGAACGTTCAGCAGAGCGCATAGGGATTGATTGCAGGATTATCGATCTTGGCCCGGATGCCACTGAAGAGGCGATTGCGGGCGTGCTCCGGGACCTTGGCTCGGATCCGTCCGTCAACGGCATCATTCTGCAGACCCCGCTCCCCTCCGGCGTGGCAGCCGAAAGGCTGGTGGGACTCATCGCTCCGGAGAAGGACATCGACGGCGCCAACCCGCTGAGCCTGGGCCGGCTGGCAGTGGGCCAGCCTGCCTTCGCGCCCGCCACAGCGCGGGCCGTGGTGGAACTGTTGGACCACTACACGGTTCCGGTGGCTGGAAAGGACGTTGCCGTCGTCGGACGCTCCGCCGTGGTGGGCAAGCCGCTGTCCCTGCTGCTGCTGGCCAAGGACGCAACGGTCACCATGTGCCACTCCAAGACAGGTGACCTGGCGCGCCATACCAAACCGGCCGACGTCGTGGTGGTGGCGGCAGGGCGGACCGGGCTGCTCAACGGCAGCCACGTCTCGTCCCATACGGTGGTGGTGGACGTCGGCACCAATGTCCTGCCCGACGGTTCCCTGGTGGGGGACGTGGACGAGGCAAGCGTCACCGGGGCGGCCGCTGGATTGTCGCCGGTTCCCGGCGGGGTTGGTTCGGTCACCACCGCGCTCCTGCTCCTGCACACCGTGGAAGCCGCCCGGCAGCAGTCCCGCAGCGGGTTGCTGGCCGCTTCCACTTCCCGGATCTGA
- a CDS encoding GcvT family protein, giving the protein MASTPRIVIIGAGIVGTNLADELVTRGWNNITVLDQGPLNMPGGSTSHAPGLVFQTNPSKSMALFAKYTVEKLLSLTEDGQSCFNQVGGLEVATTETRLADLKRKLGYAAAWGIEGRILSREECKELYPLINEEDILGGLHVPSDGLALAARAVQLLIKRTEAAGVTYLGNTAVTGIEQEDRRVTGVQTPDGVIPADIVVSCAGFWGARIGEMIGMSVPLLPLAHQYVKTTPVPAQKGKNEQPNGASLPILRHQDQDLYYREHGERYGIGSYAHRPMPVDLDELGTYAPESISEHNMPSRLDFTLEDFLPAWEATKQILPALRESEIEDGFNGIFSFTPDGGSLVGESKEVDGFFVAEAVWVTHSAGIARAVAELLTTGKSSIDLGDCDIHRFEEVQLNPEYVSETSQQNFVEIYDVMHPLQPKLSPRNLRVSPFHARHKQLGGYFLEGGGWERPYWFEANAELLKEMPDEWQPPARDAWSGMFSSPIAAAEAWKTRTAVAMYDMTPLKRLEVSGPGALKLLQELTTGDLAKKPGAVTYTLLLDHSGGIRSDITVARLSEDTFQLGANGNMDTAYFERAARHQTANGTAADWVQVRDTTGGTCCIGLWGPLARDLMANASSDDFTNDGLKYFRSKKVTIGGVTVTAMRLSYVGELGWELYTSADNGQRLWDALWKAGQPYGVIAAGRAAFSALRLEKGYRSWGSDMTTEHDPFESGLGFAVKMAKENFVGKAALEGRSEESSSRRLRCLTVDDGRSLVLGKEPVFYKDQAVGYVTSAAYGYTVKKPIAYAYLPAAVSLGDSVEIEYFGRRIQATVTEDPLYDPTMSRLRG; this is encoded by the coding sequence ATGGCATCCACGCCTCGCATTGTCATCATCGGAGCTGGGATTGTTGGCACCAACCTCGCCGACGAACTGGTCACCCGCGGTTGGAACAACATCACCGTCCTTGACCAAGGACCCCTGAACATGCCGGGCGGTTCCACGTCCCATGCACCAGGACTGGTGTTCCAGACCAACCCCTCAAAGTCCATGGCCCTCTTTGCCAAGTACACGGTGGAGAAGCTCCTCTCGCTGACCGAGGATGGCCAGAGCTGCTTCAACCAGGTGGGTGGCCTGGAAGTTGCCACCACCGAAACCCGCTTGGCGGACCTGAAGCGCAAGCTGGGCTACGCGGCGGCATGGGGCATTGAAGGCAGGATCCTCTCCCGCGAGGAATGCAAGGAGCTCTACCCGCTCATCAACGAGGAAGACATTCTGGGCGGCCTGCACGTCCCCAGCGACGGCTTGGCCCTGGCTGCCCGCGCCGTCCAGCTCCTGATCAAGCGCACGGAAGCCGCCGGAGTCACCTACTTGGGCAACACCGCCGTCACCGGCATTGAGCAGGAGGACCGCCGCGTCACCGGAGTACAAACTCCCGACGGCGTGATCCCCGCGGACATCGTGGTTTCCTGCGCCGGCTTCTGGGGTGCCAGGATCGGCGAGATGATCGGCATGTCCGTGCCCCTCCTGCCGCTGGCACACCAGTACGTCAAAACCACCCCCGTCCCGGCGCAGAAGGGCAAGAACGAACAGCCGAACGGCGCTTCCCTGCCCATCCTGCGCCACCAGGACCAGGACCTCTACTACCGCGAGCACGGCGAGCGCTACGGCATCGGTTCCTACGCCCACCGCCCCATGCCCGTTGACCTGGACGAACTCGGCACGTATGCGCCGGAATCCATCAGTGAACACAACATGCCCTCACGCCTGGACTTCACCCTGGAAGATTTCCTTCCGGCCTGGGAAGCCACCAAGCAGATCCTGCCCGCCCTGCGCGAAAGCGAAATCGAGGACGGCTTCAACGGCATCTTCTCCTTCACCCCGGACGGCGGCTCGCTGGTAGGCGAGTCCAAGGAAGTGGATGGCTTCTTTGTTGCTGAGGCAGTGTGGGTGACCCACTCCGCCGGCATTGCCCGCGCCGTTGCCGAGCTCCTGACCACGGGCAAGTCCAGCATCGATCTTGGCGACTGCGACATCCACCGCTTCGAAGAAGTCCAGCTGAACCCGGAATACGTCAGCGAAACGTCCCAGCAGAACTTCGTGGAGATCTACGATGTGATGCACCCGCTCCAGCCCAAACTTTCCCCGCGCAACCTGCGCGTCAGCCCGTTCCACGCACGGCACAAGCAGCTGGGCGGCTACTTTCTGGAGGGCGGCGGCTGGGAGCGTCCGTACTGGTTCGAGGCCAACGCCGAGCTCCTCAAGGAGATGCCGGACGAGTGGCAGCCGCCGGCACGTGATGCCTGGTCCGGTATGTTCAGCTCGCCCATTGCGGCAGCTGAGGCATGGAAGACGCGTACTGCCGTGGCCATGTACGACATGACTCCCTTGAAGCGGCTGGAAGTTTCCGGCCCGGGGGCTTTGAAGCTCCTGCAGGAACTGACCACGGGCGATCTCGCCAAGAAGCCCGGAGCAGTGACCTACACCCTGCTCCTGGACCACTCCGGCGGCATCCGAAGCGACATTACTGTTGCCCGGTTGAGCGAGGACACCTTCCAGCTGGGTGCCAACGGCAACATGGATACCGCCTACTTCGAGCGGGCCGCCCGGCACCAGACGGCCAACGGAACGGCAGCCGACTGGGTCCAGGTCCGCGACACCACCGGCGGCACCTGCTGCATCGGCCTCTGGGGACCCCTGGCCCGCGACCTGATGGCCAACGCCAGCAGCGACGATTTCACCAACGATGGCCTGAAGTACTTCCGCTCCAAGAAGGTCACCATCGGCGGAGTCACGGTGACCGCCATGCGCTTGTCCTACGTGGGCGAGCTCGGCTGGGAGCTGTACACCAGCGCAGACAACGGCCAGCGGCTGTGGGACGCGCTGTGGAAGGCCGGCCAGCCGTACGGCGTCATCGCCGCCGGGCGGGCAGCGTTCAGCGCCCTTCGACTCGAAAAAGGCTACCGTTCGTGGGGCAGCGACATGACCACCGAACACGATCCTTTCGAATCCGGGCTTGGCTTCGCGGTGAAGATGGCCAAAGAGAACTTTGTTGGCAAAGCCGCCCTTGAAGGCAGGAGCGAGGAAAGCTCGTCACGCCGGCTCCGCTGCCTGACGGTCGACGACGGCAGGAGCCTTGTGCTGGGCAAGGAACCGGTGTTTTATAAGGACCAGGCCGTTGGTTACGTCACCAGCGCTGCCTACGGTTACACCGTCAAGAAGCCCATTGCCTACGCCTACCTCCCTGCCGCTGTTTCGCTTGGCGATTCGGTGGAAATTGAGTACTTCGGCCGCCGCATCCAAGCCACTGTTACTGAAGATCCCCTGTACGACCCCACCATGAGCAGGCTCCGCGGCTAG
- a CDS encoding IclR family transcriptional regulator produces the protein MAARSTPDGDKELDAQAGGVQSVDRALQILEIIARKGDAGASEIAEEMGVHKSTVSRLVGSLVHRELVRQDSERGKYQLGFGILRLATSIPGRLSVVREAREVLESLAAEYKETVNLAVLRSNYAVNVDQAMGPSTLATYDWVGGLTPLHATSSGKVLLAALTTDERTQVFHAVGLPARTATTVTNRTKLERQLEEIANQGYAVVRGEFEIGLTAVAVPVFNHTGAVIAAVSISGPAFRFSPEEQPGLIDGLREAGLAISAKMGFRGL, from the coding sequence ATGGCCGCACGCAGCACCCCGGACGGTGACAAGGAGCTGGACGCCCAGGCAGGTGGCGTCCAGTCGGTGGACCGCGCCCTCCAGATCCTGGAAATCATCGCCCGCAAAGGCGACGCCGGCGCCAGTGAAATCGCCGAGGAAATGGGCGTGCACAAGTCCACCGTATCCCGGCTGGTGGGCTCGCTGGTGCACCGCGAGCTGGTCAGGCAGGACAGCGAACGCGGCAAGTACCAGCTGGGCTTCGGCATCCTCCGGCTGGCCACCTCCATTCCGGGCCGGCTCAGCGTTGTTCGTGAAGCCCGCGAGGTCTTGGAATCGTTGGCCGCCGAGTACAAAGAGACGGTCAACCTTGCCGTGCTGCGCTCAAACTATGCGGTCAACGTGGACCAGGCCATGGGTCCCTCCACCCTGGCCACGTATGACTGGGTTGGCGGCTTGACTCCCTTGCATGCCACCTCCAGCGGCAAGGTTCTCCTGGCTGCACTGACCACTGACGAACGGACGCAGGTATTCCACGCTGTAGGCCTGCCCGCCCGCACCGCCACCACCGTCACCAACCGGACAAAGCTGGAACGGCAGCTGGAGGAGATCGCCAACCAGGGCTATGCAGTGGTTCGCGGGGAATTCGAGATCGGACTCACCGCCGTCGCCGTCCCTGTCTTCAACCACACCGGTGCCGTCATAGCGGCAGTCAGTATCTCGGGTCCGGCGTTCCGATTCTCGCCTGAAGAGCAACCCGGACTCATCGACGGTCTTCGCGAAGCGGGGCTGGCCATCAGCGCCAAGATGGGTTTCCGCGGGCTCTAG
- a CDS encoding cyclodeaminase/cyclohydrolase family protein, with translation MISSETISDYLARLAARQPTPGGGAAAALHAAQGAALVAMVARYSTGAAYEQHADLVGHITLAADRLVAAALELADADERAFQGVIDSYKLPSGTEELKAARAAGIRDALVQAAQTPAQLIGLAGEVVELATELFEIANPNVISDVAAAADAARAAATTARVNIDINVVAIKDVEARARLAGQTDGLGEKVVSGADSLAARVRERILA, from the coding sequence ATGATCAGTTCAGAGACAATCAGCGATTACCTTGCACGGCTTGCTGCCCGCCAGCCCACACCCGGTGGCGGCGCAGCGGCAGCACTTCACGCAGCCCAGGGCGCAGCCTTGGTAGCCATGGTGGCCCGGTACAGCACGGGAGCGGCCTATGAGCAGCATGCGGACCTCGTTGGCCACATCACCCTCGCCGCGGACCGGTTGGTTGCAGCGGCGCTGGAGTTGGCCGACGCCGATGAGCGCGCTTTCCAGGGCGTCATCGATTCCTACAAGCTGCCCTCCGGAACCGAGGAGCTCAAGGCTGCCCGTGCTGCGGGCATCCGTGATGCTTTGGTCCAGGCAGCGCAGACACCTGCCCAGCTGATCGGGCTGGCCGGGGAAGTTGTGGAGCTGGCCACGGAGCTCTTCGAGATCGCCAATCCCAACGTCATCAGCGACGTCGCGGCTGCCGCGGACGCTGCACGAGCGGCGGCCACCACGGCCCGGGTCAATATTGACATCAACGTTGTGGCGATCAAGGACGTTGAGGCCCGTGCCCGCCTGGCGGGACAGACCGACGGCCTGGGGGAGAAAGTGGTCTCCGGCGCGGATTCCCTGGCGGCCCGGGTCCGCGAAAGGATCCTGGCGTGA
- the fdhA gene encoding formaldehyde dehydrogenase, glutathione-independent, which translates to MSGNKAVAYKEPGVVEIINTEYPTFELKDGPGVNPANVGRKVPHGVILRTVTTNICGSDQHMVRGRTTAPKDLVLGHEITGEVVEVGPDVEFIKVGDIVSVPFNISCGRCRNCKEQKTGICLNVNPDRPGSAYGYVDMGGWVGGQAEYVLVPYADWNLLRFPDRDQALEKIMDLTMLSDIFPTGFHGAVTAGVGVGSTVYVAGAGPVGIAAAVGAQLLGAAVVIVGDMNEDRLAQARSFGCETVNVSKGDPKDQIEQILGVPEVDCGVDAVGFEARGHGKDASHEAPATVLNSLMDITAAGGALGIPGLYVTGDPGGIDEAAKHGSLSLSLGTGWAKSLSFTTGQCPVMKYNRQLMMAILHDKVQIAKAVNAQAIPLEDAPRGYAEFDAGAATKFVLNPNGYVKS; encoded by the coding sequence ATGTCAGGAAACAAAGCAGTCGCCTACAAGGAACCCGGTGTCGTAGAAATCATTAACACCGAGTATCCGACCTTCGAGTTGAAGGATGGGCCGGGTGTGAACCCAGCCAACGTGGGCAGGAAAGTTCCCCATGGTGTCATCCTGAGGACGGTCACCACCAACATCTGCGGCTCTGACCAGCACATGGTCCGTGGCCGCACCACGGCACCGAAGGACCTGGTCCTTGGACACGAAATCACCGGCGAAGTGGTGGAGGTGGGACCCGACGTCGAGTTCATCAAGGTAGGCGACATCGTCTCCGTTCCCTTCAACATCTCCTGCGGACGCTGCCGGAACTGCAAGGAACAGAAGACCGGTATCTGCCTCAACGTCAACCCGGACCGCCCCGGAAGTGCCTACGGCTACGTGGACATGGGCGGTTGGGTGGGAGGGCAGGCCGAGTACGTCCTGGTCCCCTACGCAGACTGGAACCTGCTGCGCTTCCCGGATCGGGACCAGGCACTGGAAAAGATCATGGACCTGACCATGCTCTCGGACATCTTCCCCACAGGCTTCCACGGCGCAGTCACCGCCGGCGTGGGCGTGGGCTCCACCGTGTACGTTGCCGGAGCAGGCCCCGTGGGCATCGCCGCTGCCGTTGGCGCCCAACTGTTGGGGGCCGCCGTCGTGATTGTGGGCGACATGAACGAAGACCGCCTGGCCCAGGCGCGGTCCTTTGGCTGCGAAACCGTCAATGTATCCAAGGGTGATCCCAAGGACCAGATTGAGCAGATCCTGGGGGTTCCCGAAGTGGACTGCGGCGTTGACGCCGTGGGCTTCGAGGCCCGCGGCCACGGCAAGGACGCTTCCCACGAGGCACCGGCAACGGTTCTGAACTCCCTCATGGACATCACCGCCGCAGGTGGCGCGCTGGGCATTCCCGGCCTCTACGTCACCGGCGATCCGGGCGGAATCGATGAGGCAGCCAAGCACGGTTCCCTCTCGCTCTCGCTGGGAACCGGCTGGGCCAAGTCCCTGTCCTTCACCACAGGCCAGTGCCCGGTGATGAAGTACAACCGCCAGCTGATGATGGCCATCCTGCATGACAAGGTCCAGATCGCCAAGGCCGTCAACGCCCAGGCCATCCCGCTGGAAGACGCTCCCCGCGGCTACGCGGAGTTCGACGCCGGCGCCGCCACCAAGTTCGTCCTGAACCCCAATGGCTATGTGAAGTCGTAG
- a CDS encoding BCCT family transporter: MATNSDTRSDSPDTIESAILDAEDGGAEPLPDSAEYAEILEELRHAKTEQAVSARRNRKLTLDKVTFGITGAIAVAFVVWGFVGRDSLSETSKGALNWVMEYTGWLFMVLASLFVVFVLWLALGKFGNIPLGKDGEKPEFRTVSWVSMMFAAGMGIGLMFYGVAEPLFHYISPPPGTVDGRTPAAVQTAMATSLFHWTLHPWAMYAVVGIAMAYGTYRLGRKQLVSAAFTSLFGIRMVEGPVGKFINILAIFATLFGTAASLGLGALQIGSGMTSNGWLGEVGTPVLVVIVAILTFCFVASAVSGISKGIQWLSNINMVLAVVLAIIVFIAGPTLFILNLFPSAIGDYARDLAEMSSRTEAVGDEALRSWLTSWTIFYWAWWISWTPFVGLFIARISRGRTIRQFVTGVLLVPSIVSVIWFCIFGGAAFNVQQEADKAGTPGLVTMVNGAPSINFDGALFDLVKNLGMPEWLTAAVIVLAMVLVAIFFVTGADAASIVMGSLSSNGAEHPRRGVVIFWGCLTGAVAAVMLLAGGDEPSEALSGLQRVTIVAALPFIIVMLLLCFALVKDLRRDPLTLRRRLATSVVERAISSGMEQHGSVQFGLVTKHDCVEKCADDDCPGGTHTAGIPAVDRPAKDH; encoded by the coding sequence ATGGCTACAAACAGCGATACCAGATCTGATTCACCCGACACTATTGAATCCGCAATCCTCGACGCTGAGGACGGAGGTGCAGAACCCCTTCCTGATTCAGCCGAATACGCGGAAATCCTGGAAGAACTGCGCCATGCCAAGACCGAGCAGGCTGTTTCAGCCCGCCGGAACCGCAAACTTACCCTCGACAAAGTCACCTTCGGAATCACGGGCGCCATCGCCGTCGCCTTCGTGGTCTGGGGCTTTGTGGGAAGGGACAGCCTGTCCGAGACTTCCAAGGGTGCCCTGAACTGGGTCATGGAATACACGGGCTGGCTGTTCATGGTCCTCGCATCACTGTTCGTGGTGTTCGTCCTCTGGCTTGCCCTGGGCAAGTTCGGCAACATTCCCTTGGGGAAGGACGGTGAAAAACCGGAATTCAGGACCGTCTCCTGGGTATCCATGATGTTCGCCGCGGGAATGGGCATCGGCCTCATGTTCTACGGTGTGGCCGAGCCGCTCTTCCACTACATCTCCCCGCCTCCCGGCACGGTGGATGGCCGCACCCCCGCAGCCGTCCAAACAGCCATGGCCACCTCGCTCTTCCACTGGACCCTGCACCCCTGGGCCATGTACGCAGTGGTGGGCATTGCCATGGCGTACGGCACGTACCGCTTGGGCCGGAAACAGCTCGTGTCGGCTGCCTTCACGTCCCTGTTCGGCATCCGGATGGTGGAGGGACCCGTAGGCAAGTTCATCAACATCCTCGCCATATTCGCCACCCTCTTCGGCACCGCCGCATCGCTGGGCCTGGGCGCACTGCAGATCGGCAGTGGCATGACCTCCAATGGCTGGCTTGGCGAAGTGGGCACCCCGGTGCTGGTTGTTATCGTGGCCATCCTGACGTTCTGCTTCGTGGCCTCCGCAGTCTCCGGCATCAGCAAGGGCATCCAGTGGCTCTCCAACATCAACATGGTCCTGGCCGTGGTGCTGGCCATCATCGTGTTCATCGCCGGCCCCACGCTCTTCATTCTCAACCTGTTCCCCTCGGCGATTGGTGACTACGCACGGGATCTTGCCGAGATGTCCTCCCGTACCGAAGCCGTGGGAGATGAAGCACTGCGCAGCTGGTTGACCAGCTGGACCATTTTCTACTGGGCCTGGTGGATTTCCTGGACGCCCTTCGTTGGGCTCTTCATTGCACGCATCAGCCGCGGCCGCACTATCCGCCAGTTCGTCACCGGCGTGCTGCTGGTACCCAGCATCGTCAGCGTGATCTGGTTCTGCATCTTTGGTGGAGCCGCGTTCAACGTGCAGCAGGAGGCGGACAAGGCCGGCACTCCCGGCCTGGTGACCATGGTCAACGGCGCACCATCCATCAACTTTGATGGCGCACTCTTCGATCTGGTCAAGAACCTGGGCATGCCGGAATGGCTCACTGCCGCCGTGATCGTGCTGGCAATGGTCCTGGTGGCGATCTTCTTTGTCACCGGAGCCGATGCCGCATCGATTGTGATGGGATCGCTGAGCTCCAATGGAGCGGAACATCCACGCCGCGGAGTCGTCATTTTCTGGGGTTGCCTCACCGGTGCAGTGGCTGCCGTCATGCTGCTGGCAGGTGGCGACGAACCATCCGAAGCCCTCTCCGGGCTCCAACGGGTCACGATCGTGGCGGCACTGCCGTTCATTATTGTGATGTTGCTGCTCTGCTTCGCCCTGGTGAAGGACCTGCGCCGCGATCCACTGACCCTGCGCCGCCGTCTTGCTACTTCAGTGGTGGAACGGGCCATAAGTTCCGGCATGGAACAGCACGGCAGCGTTCAGTTTGGCCTGGTCACCAAGCACGACTGCGTTGAAAAGTGCGCCGACGACGACTGCCCCGGTGGCACCCACACCGCCGGCATCCCCGCTGTTGACCGCCCAGCAAAAGACCACTGA